The following proteins are co-located in the Gossypium hirsutum isolate 1008001.06 chromosome A02, Gossypium_hirsutum_v2.1, whole genome shotgun sequence genome:
- the LOC107952034 gene encoding BTB/POZ domain-containing protein At1g21780 isoform X1, whose product MGDSKVETISRLAQWRIDNFSPCSYKKSDPFKVGLWNWHLSIEKNRYMYIRLFPEPSRVSKEQPPYAKFILRISNVGANRRLYISPVHDRPLRTCDDFYWPVDSTFHGRFIIDVEFLDLRICPINTQGGETVSIWPMDGAIQSMSTQTTLRCLARMLDEGLHADVTIKTAEGTLRAHKAVLSASSPVFESMFHHNLKEKESSTIHIDDMSLESCTALLNYLYGTINQENFWKHRLPLLGAANKYDIVDLKDACEESLLEDINSQNVLERLQEAWLYQLTKLKKGCMTYLFDFGKIYDVGDEINNFFRLADRELMLDMFQEVLTVWKPV is encoded by the exons ATGGGTGATTCAAAGGTCGAAACCATCTCCAGATTAGCTCAATGGAGGATCGACAACTTTAGTCCTTGTTCTTACAAAAAATCCGACCCCTTCAAGGTCGGTCTTTGGAACTg GCACTTGTCTATAGAGAAGAATCgatatatgtatattcgattaTTTCCCGAGCCATCTCGTGTGTCTAAGGAGCAGCCTCCTTATGCTAAATTTATACTCAGGATCTCTAATGTTGGTGCTAATCGTAGACTTTATATCTCCCCAG TTCATGATAGACCGCTGCGAACATGCGATGACTTTTATTGGCCTGTTGATTCTACATTCCATGGACGCTTCATTATTGATGTTGAGTTCCTGGACCTGAGGATCTGCCCCATAAAT ACCCAGGGTGGTGAAACTGTTTCAATATGGCCTATGGATGGAGCAATCCAGTCTATGTCAACTCAAACAACCCTACGCTGCCTTGCTCGCATGCTTGATGAAGGTCTTCATGCGGATGTTACTATCAAGACTGCTGAAGGTACTCTAAGAGCACACAAAGCAGTTCTATCTGCAAGTTCTCCTGTTTTCGAGAGTATGTTCCATCACAACCTTAAGGAAAAGGAGTCATCCACAATCCATATAGATGACATGTCACTGGAGTCTTGCACGGCCCTTCTCAATTACTTGTATGGAACAATAAACCAAGAGAACTTTTGGAAGCATCGACTGCCATTACTGGGAGCGGCAAATAAATACGACATTGTCGATCTCAAAGATGCTTGTGAGGAAAGCCTTCTGGAAGACATCAACTCTCAGAATGTCCTTGAGAGGCTACAGGAGGCTTGGCTTTACCAATTGACCAAGCTGAAAAAGGGGTGCATGACATACTTGTTTGATTTCGGAAAGATATACGATGTTGGAGATGAAATCAATAACTTTTTCAGGCTGGCAGACCGAGAACTGATGCTGGATATGTTTCAGGAAGTGCTGACAGTTTGGAAACCGGTATGA
- the LOC107952465 gene encoding uncharacterized protein translates to MDLPFSQSAVHFTSPVMASTATDGVVDSWFLSTKKISVLLDDNNYLLWRQQILFTVKTYKLQSFLDSRTFPPTQHVSNKHGVLHENPEFVHFEQQDSALVSWLLSSVSQTVLPHLIGMNTSAQIWNALVNLYGSKTTSRLMFYRRALHSQRKGELYMKEFLMIIKGYCDSFDSCGEVISEHEHVTAILNSLSSEYESVITIITTSQVPYHVQGVTTMLLDAEAQQHVTICDASSSANMVSHQPPDRSVKSNSTPAYHPSSTTRSRRRGQSSA, encoded by the coding sequence ATGGATCTTCCGTTTAGTCAATCTGCTGTGCATTTTACTTCACCGGTGATGGCCTCCACTGCTACTGACGGGGTTGTTGACAGTTGGTTCTTATCTACCAAGAAAATCAGTGTGCTTCTTGATGATAATAATTATCTCCTATGGCGTCAACAGATTCTTTTCACAGTCAAAACATATAAGCTTCAGAGCTTCTTGGACTCCCGAACGTTTCCTCCTACTCAGCATGTTTCAAATAAACATGGTGTGCTTCACGAGAATCCAGAGTTTGTGCATTTTGAACAACAAGACAGTGCTCTTGTGTCGTGGCTTCTTTCTTCGGTCAGTCAAACAGTTCTTCCTCATCTTATTGGTATGAATACAAGCGCTCAAATTTGGAATGCACTAGTAAACTTGTATGGCAGTAAAACTACTTCTAGGTTGATGTTCTATAGAAGGGCCTTGCATTCTCAACGCAAGGGTGAACTCTACATGAAAGAATTTTTAATGATAATTAAAGGGTACTGTGATAGTTTTGATAGTTGCGGTGAGGTGATCAGTGAACATGAACATGTGACTGCAATTCTTAACAGTCTCTCGTCAGAATATGAGTCTGTTATTACTATTATCACAACCAGTCAAGTACCATACCACGTGCAGGGTGTCACTACCATGCTTCTTGATGCTGAAGCTCAGCAGCATGTTACCATTTGTGATGCATCTAGTTCTGCTAATATGGTCTCTCATCAACCTCCAGATCGTAGTGTTAAAAGTAACTCTACCCCAGCTTATCATCCCTCCTCAACTACTCGGAGCCGTAGACGTGGTCAATCTTCTGCATAA
- the LOC107952034 gene encoding BTB/POZ domain-containing protein At1g21780 isoform X2, protein MGDSKVETISRLAQWRIDNFSPCSYKKSDPFKVGLWNWHLSIEKNRYMYIRLFPEPSRVSKEQPPYAKFILRISNVGANRRLYISPVHDRPLRTCDDFYWPVDSTFHGRFIIDVEFLDLRICPINGGETVSIWPMDGAIQSMSTQTTLRCLARMLDEGLHADVTIKTAEGTLRAHKAVLSASSPVFESMFHHNLKEKESSTIHIDDMSLESCTALLNYLYGTINQENFWKHRLPLLGAANKYDIVDLKDACEESLLEDINSQNVLERLQEAWLYQLTKLKKGCMTYLFDFGKIYDVGDEINNFFRLADRELMLDMFQEVLTVWKPV, encoded by the exons ATGGGTGATTCAAAGGTCGAAACCATCTCCAGATTAGCTCAATGGAGGATCGACAACTTTAGTCCTTGTTCTTACAAAAAATCCGACCCCTTCAAGGTCGGTCTTTGGAACTg GCACTTGTCTATAGAGAAGAATCgatatatgtatattcgattaTTTCCCGAGCCATCTCGTGTGTCTAAGGAGCAGCCTCCTTATGCTAAATTTATACTCAGGATCTCTAATGTTGGTGCTAATCGTAGACTTTATATCTCCCCAG TTCATGATAGACCGCTGCGAACATGCGATGACTTTTATTGGCCTGTTGATTCTACATTCCATGGACGCTTCATTATTGATGTTGAGTTCCTGGACCTGAGGATCTGCCCCATAAAT GGTGGTGAAACTGTTTCAATATGGCCTATGGATGGAGCAATCCAGTCTATGTCAACTCAAACAACCCTACGCTGCCTTGCTCGCATGCTTGATGAAGGTCTTCATGCGGATGTTACTATCAAGACTGCTGAAGGTACTCTAAGAGCACACAAAGCAGTTCTATCTGCAAGTTCTCCTGTTTTCGAGAGTATGTTCCATCACAACCTTAAGGAAAAGGAGTCATCCACAATCCATATAGATGACATGTCACTGGAGTCTTGCACGGCCCTTCTCAATTACTTGTATGGAACAATAAACCAAGAGAACTTTTGGAAGCATCGACTGCCATTACTGGGAGCGGCAAATAAATACGACATTGTCGATCTCAAAGATGCTTGTGAGGAAAGCCTTCTGGAAGACATCAACTCTCAGAATGTCCTTGAGAGGCTACAGGAGGCTTGGCTTTACCAATTGACCAAGCTGAAAAAGGGGTGCATGACATACTTGTTTGATTTCGGAAAGATATACGATGTTGGAGATGAAATCAATAACTTTTTCAGGCTGGCAGACCGAGAACTGATGCTGGATATGTTTCAGGAAGTGCTGACAGTTTGGAAACCGGTATGA